A stretch of Atribacterota bacterium DNA encodes these proteins:
- a CDS encoding tryptophan-rich sensory protein, producing MRNNEYSITQKRMLQILNFLAFLVVIIVNGLANTLPLGGNTTGELSALYPNLFVPAALTFAIWGVIYLTVGIFIIYQARDFFSKQKIRMPYLESIGWLFIVSCLANMSWIFAWHYRQVLLSLVAMLVLLFSLIMIYIRLDIGKEQVNSATRYCVHLPFSLYLGWITVATIANITAVLVHYNWQGWGLSEIFWTILVILAGTIIALINIIQRGDIVYSVVILWAYLGIIIKRYSTGDPPLMAIVFSAGLGMVFMVAGLLFFRKKGRIVK from the coding sequence TTGAGAAATAACGAATACTCAATTACTCAGAAAAGAATGCTTCAGATTCTTAATTTCTTAGCTTTTTTGGTAGTTATTATAGTAAATGGATTGGCTAATACACTTCCCCTGGGTGGAAATACCACTGGAGAACTTTCTGCTCTCTACCCCAATCTCTTTGTACCTGCAGCCCTGACTTTTGCCATCTGGGGAGTCATTTATCTCACTGTAGGCATTTTTATTATATATCAGGCCAGAGACTTTTTTTCTAAACAGAAAATAAGGATGCCTTATTTAGAATCAATTGGCTGGTTATTTATAGTCAGTTGTCTGGCTAATATGAGCTGGATTTTTGCCTGGCATTATCGTCAGGTACTACTTTCTCTGGTTGCCATGCTGGTTTTGTTATTTTCCTTAATTATGATTTATATCAGACTGGATATTGGAAAAGAGCAGGTTAATTCAGCTACTCGTTACTGTGTACATTTGCCTTTCAGTCTTTATTTGGGCTGGATTACTGTAGCTACTATTGCCAATATTACAGCAGTGCTGGTTCATTATAACTGGCAGGGATGGGGATTATCCGAGATATTCTGGACTATTTTAGTGATATTAGCTGGAACTATTATTGCCCTCATCAATATTATACAGAGAGGTGATATTGTCTATAGTGTAGTAATCCTCTGGGCTTATTTGGGTATTATAATTAAGAGATATTCCACAGGCGATCCTCCTCTTATGGCAATCGTTTTTTCAGCAGGTCTGGGAATGGTTTTTATGGTAGCAGGACTGCTGTTCTTTAGGAAAAAGGGAAGGATAGTGAAATAG